The Williamwhitmania sp. genomic sequence CAGCCTTAAGGTTCTACATGTTCCCGGACATAGTGCAGGTAGCTTAGCTTTTGCATGCCAAGATCAAAAATTTGTTATCACCGGCGACGCCCTCTTTGCTGGCAGCATTGGCCGAACCGATCTCCCCGGAGGTGATTATGACCAACTTATGGATAGCATTCGTACTAAGTTACTAACGCTTGGCGACGAATTCACCGTTTTTGCTGGTCATGGCCCAAAAACAAGCATTGGAAATGAAGCACTGACTAATCCTTTTCTGCTTGGACAAATCTAATCGACCGTAATGATACTCAAAAACATGGTTTTTTATGACTTGCGTCGTAGGGTATCTCTTTTCTTCTTATTATTTTTGCCACACCATTCTAAACGTAATTATTTAACAATCAACAAACTAAGCCAATGGCTACTGATAAATTTGTTAACCGCCACAATGGACCTCGTGAAAGCGAACTCGGTCATATGCTTAAGCAAATTGGAGTTTCTTCTGTAGAAGAGCTCATTGACCAGGCTGTCCCAAAGTCTATTCGTTTACCCAAACCGCTTGACCTGCCTGAAGGACTTTCGGAATATGAATTTTTAAATCTAATCAAGGGAATAGCCGCCA encodes the following:
- a CDS encoding MBL fold metallo-hydrolase — its product is SLKVLHVPGHSAGSLAFACQDQKFVITGDALFAGSIGRTDLPGGDYDQLMDSIRTKLLTLGDEFTVFAGHGPKTSIGNEALTNPFLLGQI